A DNA window from Mycolicibacter hiberniae contains the following coding sequences:
- a CDS encoding acetyl/propionyl/methylcrotonyl-CoA carboxylase subunit alpha encodes MANHASSKISKVLVANRGEIAVRVIRAARDAGLASVAVYAEPDADAPHVRLADEAFALGGQTSAESYLVFEKILDAAAQSGANAIHPGYGFLSENADFAQAVIDAGLIWIGPSPQSIRDLGDKVTARHIAARAKAPLVPGTPDPVKDADEVVAFAEEYGVPVAIKAAFGGGGRGMKVARTIEEIPELFESATREAIAAFGRGECFVERYLDKPRHVEAQVIADQHGNVVVAGTRDCSLQRRFQKLVEEAPAPFLTDAQRKEIHESAKRICKEAGYYGAGTVEYLVGQDGLISFLEVNTRLQVEHPVTEETSGIDLVREQFRIANGEKLDITEDPEPRGHSIEFRINGEDAGRGFLPAPGPVTRFDPPTGPGIRMDSGVETGSVIGGQFDSMLAKLIVTGATRTEALERARRALDEFHVEGLATVIPFDRVVVRDPAFVGDESGFSVHTRWIETEFENTIEPFNGGEPLDEDDAQPRQKVVVEVGGRRVEVSLPGDLALGGGGAAGGAIRKKPKPRKRGAHGGAAVSGDAVTAPMQGTVVKVAVEEGQEVAAGDLVVVLEAMKMENPVTAHKDGTITGLSAEAGSAITQGTVLCEIK; translated from the coding sequence GTGGCGAACCATGCCAGCTCGAAGATCTCCAAGGTGCTCGTCGCCAACCGCGGAGAGATCGCAGTCCGGGTGATCCGCGCCGCGCGCGACGCCGGATTGGCCAGCGTGGCCGTGTACGCCGAACCCGACGCCGACGCCCCGCACGTCCGGCTCGCCGACGAGGCGTTCGCGCTCGGCGGTCAGACCTCCGCGGAGTCCTACCTGGTCTTCGAGAAGATCCTGGACGCCGCGGCCCAGTCGGGTGCCAACGCCATCCACCCGGGCTACGGCTTCCTCTCGGAGAACGCCGACTTCGCGCAGGCCGTGATCGACGCCGGGCTGATCTGGATCGGGCCGAGCCCGCAGTCGATTCGCGACCTCGGTGACAAGGTCACCGCGCGGCACATCGCCGCCCGCGCCAAGGCGCCGCTGGTGCCCGGCACCCCGGACCCGGTCAAGGACGCCGACGAGGTCGTCGCCTTCGCCGAGGAGTACGGCGTCCCGGTGGCGATCAAGGCCGCGTTCGGCGGCGGCGGTCGCGGCATGAAGGTGGCGCGCACCATCGAGGAGATTCCCGAGCTGTTCGAATCGGCCACCCGAGAGGCGATTGCGGCCTTCGGTCGCGGCGAGTGCTTCGTGGAGCGCTACCTGGACAAGCCGCGCCACGTCGAGGCGCAGGTGATCGCCGACCAGCACGGCAACGTGGTGGTCGCGGGCACCCGCGACTGCTCGCTGCAACGCCGCTTCCAGAAGCTCGTCGAGGAGGCCCCGGCGCCTTTCCTGACCGACGCGCAGCGCAAGGAGATCCACGAGTCCGCCAAGCGGATCTGCAAGGAGGCCGGCTACTACGGCGCCGGCACCGTGGAGTACCTGGTCGGCCAGGACGGGCTGATCAGCTTCCTGGAGGTCAACACCCGTCTGCAGGTGGAACACCCCGTCACCGAGGAGACCTCGGGTATCGACCTGGTGCGTGAGCAGTTCCGCATCGCAAACGGCGAGAAGCTGGACATCACCGAAGACCCCGAGCCGCGCGGCCACTCGATCGAGTTCCGCATCAACGGCGAGGACGCCGGTCGTGGCTTCCTGCCCGCCCCCGGCCCGGTCACCCGTTTCGACCCGCCGACCGGCCCCGGCATCCGGATGGACTCGGGCGTGGAGACCGGCTCGGTGATCGGCGGCCAGTTCGACTCGATGCTGGCAAAGCTGATCGTCACCGGCGCGACCCGCACCGAGGCCCTGGAGCGCGCCCGGCGCGCGCTGGACGAGTTTCACGTGGAGGGGCTGGCGACCGTCATCCCCTTCGACCGGGTGGTGGTTCGCGACCCGGCGTTCGTCGGCGACGAGAGCGGCTTCTCGGTGCACACCCGCTGGATCGAGACCGAGTTCGAGAACACCATCGAGCCCTTCAACGGCGGTGAGCCCCTCGACGAGGACGACGCCCAGCCGCGGCAGAAGGTGGTTGTCGAGGTCGGCGGCCGGCGCGTGGAGGTGTCACTGCCCGGCGATCTGGCCCTGGGCGGCGGCGGCGCGGCCGGTGGAGCCATTCGCAAGAAGCCCAAGCCGCGCAAGCGTGGCGCGCACGGCGGCGCGGCGGTGTCCGGTGACGCGGTGACCGCCCCGATGCAGGGCACCGTGGTGAAGGTTGCCGTCGAGGAGGGCCAGGAGGTCGCCGCCGGTGACCTGGTCGTGGTTCTCGAGGCGATGAAGATGGAGAACCCGGTCACCGCGCACAAGGACGGCACCATCACGGGCCTGTCGGCCGAGGCCGGATCGGCCATCACGCAGGGCACCGTGCTCTGCGAGATCAAGTAA
- a CDS encoding acyl-CoA carboxylase subunit epsilon, whose amino-acid sequence MSDDASEVTETSEVPTAAEPHIKVLRGNPTDEDIAVLVAVLGAAGGGAAEPAAQDRNMWGHPVDKLRMPVFSWQRITLLERTHMRR is encoded by the coding sequence GTGAGCGACGACGCCAGCGAAGTCACCGAGACTTCCGAAGTCCCCACCGCCGCCGAGCCGCACATCAAGGTGCTGCGGGGCAACCCCACCGACGAGGACATCGCGGTGCTGGTCGCGGTGCTGGGTGCGGCCGGCGGCGGCGCTGCCGAGCCTGCTGCCCAGGACCGCAATATGTGGGGACACCCCGTCGACAAGCTGCGGATGCCGGTGTTCAGCTGGCAGCGGATCACTCTGCTGGAACGCACCCACATGCGCCGGTGA
- a CDS encoding acyl-CoA carboxylase subunit beta, giving the protein MTSVTEHAGEPLVEAQAEHVVDIHTTAGKLADLKRRTEETLHPVGEAAVEKVHAKGKLTARERVYALLDEGSFVELDALARHRSTNFGLADKRPLGDGVVTGYGTIDGREVCIFSQDATVFGGSLGEVYGEKIVKVQELAMKTGRPLIGINDGAGARIQEGVVSLGLYSKIFRNNILASGVIPQISLIMGAAAGGHVYSPALTDFIVMVDQTSQMFITGPDVIKTVTGEEVTQEELGGAHTHMGKSGTAHYVASGEQDALDYVRDLLSYLPPNNYADPPHFPVPAPEGSIEDNLTAEDLELDTLIPDSPNQPYDMHEVITRILDDDEFLEVQAGYAQNIIVGFGRIEGRTVGIVANQPTQFAGCLDINASEKAARFIRTCDCFNIPIVLLVDVPGFLPGTEQEYNGIIRRGAKLLYAYGEATVAKITVITRKAYGGAYCVMGSKEMGADVNVAWPTAQIAVMGASGAVGFVYRQQLNEAAKSGDDVDALRLQLQQEYEDTLVNPYVAAERGYVDAVIPPSHTRGYIATSLRLLERKIVQLPPKKHGNIPL; this is encoded by the coding sequence ATGACCAGTGTTACTGAGCACGCCGGTGAACCCCTCGTAGAGGCACAAGCCGAGCATGTCGTCGACATCCACACCACCGCGGGCAAGCTCGCCGATCTCAAGCGTCGGACCGAAGAGACCCTGCACCCGGTCGGTGAGGCCGCGGTCGAGAAGGTGCATGCCAAGGGCAAGCTGACCGCTCGGGAGCGGGTCTACGCATTGCTTGACGAGGGCTCATTCGTCGAGCTCGACGCGCTGGCCCGCCACCGCAGCACCAATTTCGGCCTGGCCGACAAGCGCCCGCTCGGCGACGGCGTGGTCACCGGCTACGGCACCATCGACGGCCGCGAGGTCTGCATCTTCAGCCAGGACGCCACCGTGTTCGGCGGCAGCCTCGGCGAGGTCTACGGCGAGAAGATCGTCAAGGTCCAGGAGCTGGCCATGAAGACCGGCCGGCCGCTGATCGGGATCAACGACGGCGCCGGCGCCCGCATCCAGGAGGGTGTGGTCTCGCTGGGTCTGTACAGCAAGATCTTCCGCAACAACATCCTGGCCTCGGGGGTCATCCCGCAGATCTCGCTGATCATGGGCGCGGCAGCCGGTGGCCACGTCTACTCCCCCGCGCTGACCGACTTCATCGTGATGGTCGACCAGACCTCCCAGATGTTCATCACCGGCCCGGACGTGATCAAGACCGTCACCGGTGAGGAGGTCACCCAGGAGGAGCTGGGCGGCGCCCACACCCACATGGGCAAGTCCGGCACCGCGCACTATGTCGCCTCCGGCGAGCAGGACGCGCTGGACTACGTCCGCGACCTGCTGAGCTACCTGCCCCCGAACAACTACGCCGACCCACCGCACTTCCCGGTACCGGCGCCCGAGGGCTCCATCGAGGACAACCTCACTGCCGAGGACCTCGAACTCGACACGCTGATTCCGGACTCGCCGAACCAGCCGTACGACATGCACGAGGTCATCACCCGGATTCTCGACGACGACGAGTTCCTCGAGGTCCAGGCCGGTTACGCCCAGAACATCATCGTCGGCTTCGGCCGCATCGAGGGTCGGACCGTGGGCATCGTGGCCAACCAGCCGACCCAGTTCGCCGGCTGCCTGGACATCAACGCCTCGGAGAAGGCTGCGCGGTTCATCCGGACCTGCGACTGCTTCAACATCCCGATCGTGCTGCTGGTCGATGTGCCCGGCTTCCTGCCCGGTACCGAGCAGGAGTACAACGGCATCATCCGGCGCGGCGCCAAGCTGCTCTACGCCTACGGCGAGGCCACGGTCGCCAAGATCACCGTCATCACCCGCAAGGCCTACGGCGGCGCCTACTGCGTGATGGGTTCCAAGGAGATGGGCGCCGACGTCAACGTCGCCTGGCCGACGGCCCAGATCGCGGTCATGGGCGCCTCCGGCGCCGTCGGGTTCGTCTACCGCCAGCAGCTCAACGAAGCCGCAAAGAGCGGCGACGATGTCGATGCGCTCCGGTTGCAGTTGCAGCAGGAGTACGAAGACACGCTGGTGAACCCCTACGTCGCCGCTGAGCGGGGCTACGTCGACGCGGTGATCCCGCCGTCGCACACCCGCGGCTACATCGCCACATCGCTGCGGCTGCTGGAACGCAAGATCGTCCAGTTGCCGCCCAAGAAGCACGGGAACATTCCGCTGTGA
- a CDS encoding ChaB family protein, whose product MPKTTKSGTAKRGELPTTLQRSSAKAQRTFAKAHDAAAKEYGSEQRAHRVAYAALKHSFEKVGDHWEPKKKRGPSDQLAAGGGPNNSGRSAEGVDANASKRHLLDLARRLDIPGRSTMRKSELVTAIKKHNRRVRGK is encoded by the coding sequence ATGCCCAAGACGACGAAAAGCGGCACCGCCAAACGCGGCGAGTTGCCCACTACGCTGCAGCGTTCCAGCGCCAAGGCGCAACGCACCTTCGCCAAAGCCCATGATGCTGCGGCCAAGGAGTACGGGAGCGAGCAGCGCGCCCACCGGGTCGCCTACGCAGCGCTCAAGCACAGTTTCGAGAAGGTGGGCGACCATTGGGAGCCGAAGAAGAAGCGTGGCCCCTCGGACCAGCTCGCGGCCGGCGGCGGGCCGAACAACTCCGGACGGTCAGCGGAGGGCGTCGACGCCAACGCCAGCAAGAGGCACCTGCTCGACCTTGCCCGGCGGCTGGACATTCCCGGACGCTCGACGATGCGAAAGTCGGAGCTGGTCACGGCGATCAAGAAGCACAACCGCCGGGTCCGGGGAAAGTAG
- a CDS encoding sulfurtransferase, which produces MPVPADPTPALQSYAHPERLVTADWLAGNLGRPGLVVVESDEDVLLYDIGHIPTAVKIDWVTDLNDSPVRDYITGEQFADLMNRKGISRDDTVVIYGDKSNWWAAYALWVFTLFGHEDVRLLDGGRDLWVSSGRETTLDVPSKQSTGYPVVTRNDAPIRAYKDDVLAHLGRVPLIDVRSPQEYTGERTHMPEYPEEGVLRGGHIPTAVSVPWSKAADDAGRFRKREELEQLYSFLEPDDKPIAYCRIGERSSHTWFVLTHLLGMEGVRNYDGSWTEWGNTVRVPIVDGPEPGALPAAAAG; this is translated from the coding sequence GTGCCAGTTCCTGCCGATCCCACGCCCGCCCTGCAGTCCTACGCCCACCCCGAACGCCTGGTCACAGCCGATTGGCTCGCGGGCAATCTGGGCAGGCCGGGCCTCGTCGTGGTGGAGTCCGACGAGGACGTGTTGCTCTACGACATCGGCCACATCCCGACCGCGGTCAAGATCGACTGGGTCACCGATCTCAACGATTCCCCGGTCCGCGACTACATCACCGGTGAGCAGTTCGCCGACCTGATGAACCGCAAGGGCATCTCTCGTGACGACACCGTGGTCATCTACGGCGACAAGTCCAACTGGTGGGCCGCCTACGCGTTGTGGGTGTTCACCCTGTTCGGTCACGAAGACGTCCGGCTGCTCGACGGGGGGCGCGACCTGTGGGTCTCCTCGGGCCGCGAGACCACCCTCGACGTGCCGTCGAAACAGTCGACCGGCTATCCCGTCGTGACCCGCAACGACGCTCCCATCCGGGCCTACAAGGACGACGTGCTGGCCCACCTCGGCCGGGTGCCGCTGATCGACGTCCGCTCGCCGCAGGAGTACACCGGCGAGCGCACCCACATGCCGGAATACCCGGAGGAGGGTGTGCTGCGCGGCGGCCACATCCCCACCGCGGTGTCGGTCCCATGGAGCAAGGCCGCCGACGATGCCGGCCGATTCCGCAAGCGCGAGGAACTCGAGCAGCTGTACTCCTTCCTCGAGCCCGACGACAAGCCGATCGCGTACTGCCGCATCGGTGAACGCTCCAGCCACACCTGGTTCGTGCTGACCCACCTGCTGGGCATGGAGGGGGTCCGCAACTACGACGGCTCGTGGACCGAATGGGGTAACACCGTTCGCGTGCCCATCGTCGACGGACCGGAGCCCGGAGCACTGCCAGCAGCCGCAGCCGGCTGA
- a CDS encoding Maf family protein gives MTRLVLGSASSGRLAVLRGAGIDPLVVVSGVDEDAVMAGLPEDAGPAAVTGALAAAKAEQVAAVLQPPVSADCVVIGCDSMLYIDGNLCGKPPTIEQARTRWRAMAGKSGQLHTGHSLIRLRDNAITHQITETAVTTVRFGRPDDDDLEAYLASGEPLRVAGGFTLDGLGGWFVDGVDGDPSSVIGISLPMVRRLLRHAGLSVAELWATNPARRA, from the coding sequence GTGACGCGCCTGGTCCTGGGTTCGGCCTCCTCCGGTCGGCTGGCCGTCCTGCGCGGCGCCGGAATCGACCCCCTGGTGGTGGTCTCCGGTGTCGACGAGGACGCCGTCATGGCAGGTCTGCCCGAGGATGCCGGCCCGGCTGCCGTCACCGGCGCCCTGGCCGCCGCCAAAGCCGAGCAGGTGGCTGCCGTTCTGCAGCCCCCGGTAAGCGCCGATTGCGTTGTGATCGGCTGCGATTCGATGCTCTACATCGACGGCAATCTGTGCGGCAAGCCGCCGACGATAGAGCAGGCCCGCACCCGCTGGCGCGCGATGGCCGGTAAGTCCGGCCAGCTGCACACCGGCCATAGCCTGATCCGGCTGCGCGACAACGCGATCACCCATCAGATCACCGAAACCGCCGTCACCACCGTGCGATTCGGTCGCCCCGACGACGACGACCTGGAGGCCTACCTGGCCAGCGGGGAGCCGTTGCGGGTGGCCGGCGGATTCACCCTGGACGGTCTGGGGGGCTGGTTCGTCGACGGTGTCGACGGGGATCCCTCCAGCGTCATCGGCATCAGCCTGCCGATGGTGCGCCGGCTGTTGCGTCACGCCGGTCTCTCGGTCGCGGAGCTGTGGGCGACCAACCCCGCTCGCCGAGCGTGA
- a CDS encoding iron-containing redox enzyme family protein — translation MPTAAIQTEATLPADCGPLSATVCRLLRRPPGTSPGPLPPTGVDGYARDLQLALYVCYELHYRGFAGVDPGWEWDATLLALRAELERAFLDRVRSDVGPVPASASASATMDAAATEPLRGTGPSWYLRDHGTWDQAREYFVHRSLYHLKEGDPHAWVIPRLTGQAKASFVAVEFDEYGAGRGARVHQQLFADLLTAAGLDAGYLAYLDVVPAESLAVVNLMSLFGLHRRWRGAAAGHFAATEITSPPGSSRMVAALRRFGAPDACVAFYAEHVEADAVHEQVVRADVIGDLLDHSPQLETDVVFGIRAHDAVESRLADVMISAWSAGRSSLLTN, via the coding sequence GTGCCCACTGCAGCGATTCAGACCGAAGCGACCCTGCCCGCGGATTGCGGGCCCCTGTCGGCGACGGTGTGCCGGCTGCTGCGCCGGCCGCCCGGGACGTCACCCGGGCCGCTGCCCCCCACCGGCGTCGACGGCTATGCGCGAGACCTGCAACTGGCGCTCTACGTCTGCTACGAGCTGCACTACCGGGGCTTCGCCGGCGTGGACCCCGGCTGGGAATGGGACGCCACGTTGTTGGCGCTGCGCGCCGAACTCGAGCGGGCGTTTCTCGACCGGGTGCGCAGTGATGTCGGCCCTGTGCCCGCGTCCGCGTCCGCCAGCGCCACGATGGATGCTGCCGCAACGGAGCCGCTGCGCGGTACCGGGCCGTCCTGGTACCTGCGCGACCACGGCACCTGGGACCAGGCTCGCGAATACTTCGTGCACCGCTCGCTGTATCACCTCAAGGAAGGTGATCCGCACGCCTGGGTGATCCCGCGGCTCACGGGCCAGGCCAAGGCCTCGTTCGTCGCGGTCGAGTTCGACGAGTACGGCGCCGGACGGGGCGCGCGGGTGCACCAGCAACTGTTCGCCGATCTGCTCACCGCCGCCGGCCTGGATGCCGGGTACCTCGCCTACCTCGACGTGGTTCCCGCCGAGTCGCTGGCAGTGGTCAATCTGATGTCGCTGTTCGGGCTGCATCGTCGCTGGCGGGGCGCGGCCGCCGGACACTTCGCCGCCACCGAGATCACGTCGCCCCCCGGCTCGAGCCGAATGGTGGCGGCGTTGCGCCGCTTCGGTGCACCGGATGCCTGCGTGGCGTTCTATGCAGAGCACGTCGAGGCCGACGCAGTGCACGAACAGGTGGTCCGCGCAGACGTGATCGGCGACCTGTTAGACCATTCTCCGCAGCTGGAGACCGATGTCGTGTTCGGTATCCGTGCTCACGATGCTGTGGAAAGTCGGCTCGCCGATGTCATGATATCAGCCTGGTCAGCGGGACGCTCATCGCTGCTGACAAACTGA
- a CDS encoding SufE family protein gives MSLPEALAQVVSDFAEVEGQDKLRLLLEFADELPDLPDDLAESAMEPVPECQSPLFLHVDGADPQRVRLYFSAPPEAPTTRGFASIWAAGLDGQPADVILAVPEDFASRLGLAALISPLRLRGMSAMLTRIKRHLRAA, from the coding sequence ATGAGTCTGCCGGAGGCATTGGCGCAGGTGGTCTCCGACTTCGCCGAGGTCGAAGGCCAGGACAAACTGCGGCTGCTGCTGGAATTCGCCGACGAGCTGCCCGATCTGCCCGATGACCTGGCCGAGTCGGCCATGGAACCGGTACCGGAGTGCCAGTCGCCGTTGTTCCTGCATGTCGATGGCGCCGACCCGCAACGGGTGCGGCTGTACTTCAGCGCGCCCCCCGAGGCGCCGACGACGCGCGGCTTCGCCTCGATCTGGGCGGCGGGCCTCGACGGGCAGCCGGCCGACGTCATCCTGGCCGTGCCGGAGGATTTCGCCTCCCGGCTGGGCCTGGCGGCCCTGATCAGCCCGTTGCGACTGCGCGGAATGTCGGCCATGTTGACGCGCATCAAGCGGCATTTGCGCGCCGCGTAG
- a CDS encoding HAD family hydrolase: MGIQPGTSATGRTTHVGGQPAVLFDIDGTLVDSNYLHVYAWQRSFAELHIEVECWRIHRAIGMDGAELVRTLSGDADEDVRQRLHGLHSRYYLESAELLAPLPGARALLESVAALGLPVVLATSAPEDELAVLRKVLACDELIAAVTSSADVDVAKPHPGIIGVALDRVGATAESAVFVGDAVWDAKACARAGVVSIGLLSGGVCRSELDNAGAAAVFDNAEDLSAHLDQTPICEFASGRGPQ, encoded by the coding sequence ATGGGTATCCAGCCAGGAACATCGGCGACGGGAAGGACAACACACGTGGGTGGGCAACCGGCCGTGCTGTTCGACATCGACGGCACCCTCGTCGATTCCAACTACCTACATGTGTATGCCTGGCAACGTTCGTTCGCCGAGCTGCACATCGAGGTGGAATGCTGGCGCATCCACCGCGCCATCGGCATGGACGGCGCGGAGCTGGTGCGCACATTGTCCGGCGATGCCGATGAGGATGTTCGCCAACGGCTCCACGGCCTGCACTCGCGCTACTACCTTGAGTCCGCGGAACTGCTCGCACCACTTCCGGGAGCTCGCGCACTTCTGGAATCGGTTGCCGCCTTGGGCCTTCCGGTGGTGCTGGCCACTTCTGCCCCAGAGGACGAGCTGGCGGTCCTGCGCAAGGTCCTGGCTTGCGACGAGCTGATCGCGGCAGTCACCTCATCAGCCGATGTCGACGTCGCCAAGCCGCACCCGGGCATCATCGGCGTCGCACTGGATCGCGTCGGCGCCACGGCTGAAAGTGCGGTCTTTGTGGGCGACGCGGTCTGGGACGCGAAGGCATGCGCGCGTGCGGGCGTGGTCAGCATCGGCCTGCTCAGCGGCGGCGTATGCCGCTCTGAGCTGGACAACGCCGGGGCCGCTGCCGTTTTCGACAATGCCGAGGATCTGTCGGCACACCTGGATCAGACGCCGATCTGCGAGTTCGCCAGCGGCCGCGGCCCGCAGTGA
- a CDS encoding DUF6131 family protein, with protein MIALGVILIILALIFKINILWTVGIILLIVGAALWLLGAVGRPVAGRRYWY; from the coding sequence ATGATTGCCCTCGGAGTAATCCTGATTATTCTGGCGCTCATCTTCAAAATCAACATCCTGTGGACGGTCGGCATCATTCTGCTGATCGTCGGCGCGGCACTGTGGCTTCTGGGCGCGGTCGGGCGCCCGGTAGCCGGCCGGCGCTACTGGTATTGA
- a CDS encoding TIGR03557 family F420-dependent LLM class oxidoreductase has translation MTRFGYTLMTEQNGPAELVRCAVAAEEHGFDFAVCSDHFSPWLASQGHAPNAWALLGAVAHATAQLDLYSYVTCPTMRYHPAIVAQQAATVQILAEGRFTLGLGSGENLNEHIVTGPGWPNLARRQAMLTEAIKIIRELLMGETVNHDGDHFHVDQARLWDLPDIPVALAVAMSGPKGVERFAAAADHLIAVQPDRQLVHSWHAARQGTGLPGGRIVGQLPVCWDSDRDTAVQRAHEQFRWFGGGWPVNAELPTPAAFAAATRYVTPEDVAAAIPCGPDLDAIVEAVGAYREAGFTDIALIQIGGESQEAFFEEAAGPLLAALRDAAA, from the coding sequence ATGACACGCTTCGGCTACACCCTGATGACCGAGCAGAACGGCCCCGCCGAATTGGTGCGCTGCGCGGTTGCGGCCGAGGAACACGGCTTCGATTTCGCGGTGTGCAGCGATCACTTTTCGCCCTGGCTGGCATCGCAGGGGCATGCTCCCAACGCCTGGGCGTTGCTGGGTGCGGTCGCCCACGCCACCGCCCAGCTGGACCTGTACAGCTACGTGACCTGTCCCACCATGCGATATCACCCGGCGATCGTGGCCCAGCAGGCGGCCACCGTGCAGATCCTCGCCGAGGGCCGCTTCACCCTGGGCCTGGGCAGCGGCGAGAACCTCAACGAGCACATCGTGACCGGCCCCGGCTGGCCCAATCTTGCGCGGCGCCAAGCCATGCTCACTGAAGCGATCAAGATCATCCGCGAACTGCTCATGGGTGAGACGGTCAACCACGACGGCGATCACTTCCACGTCGACCAGGCGCGGTTGTGGGACCTCCCCGACATCCCGGTAGCGCTTGCCGTCGCGATGTCGGGCCCCAAGGGCGTCGAGAGGTTCGCCGCAGCCGCCGATCACCTGATCGCGGTGCAACCCGACCGCCAATTGGTGCACTCCTGGCACGCCGCGCGGCAGGGGACCGGGCTGCCCGGCGGACGCATCGTCGGGCAGTTGCCGGTGTGCTGGGATTCCGACCGCGACACGGCAGTGCAGCGCGCTCACGAGCAGTTTCGCTGGTTCGGCGGCGGTTGGCCGGTCAACGCGGAGCTGCCCACCCCGGCGGCGTTCGCGGCGGCCACTCGCTACGTGACGCCCGAGGACGTCGCGGCGGCGATCCCGTGCGGTCCGGATCTGGACGCGATCGTCGAGGCCGTGGGCGCCTATCGGGAAGCAGGATTCACCGACATCGCGTTGATCCAGATCGGTGGCGAATCCCAGGAGGCCTTCTTCGAAGAGGCTGCCGGACCGCTGTTGGCGGCGCTGCGCGACGCCGCGGCCTAG
- a CDS encoding STAS domain-containing protein, with product MTTIDFSQNAFAAPATEATQVWRSHTARFTVRWGRTGAVVAVSGEVDAVNASPFADYAQRCAECCEWLVVDLAELTFIGTTGFSALQSISARCESAQTKFKVVASPALSNLLRICDPQSRLPLVASLTEALADVQRSGPLRLVP from the coding sequence ATGACCACCATCGATTTTTCGCAGAACGCATTCGCCGCGCCCGCAACAGAAGCCACCCAGGTCTGGCGGAGTCATACCGCCCGGTTCACCGTCCGTTGGGGCCGCACGGGTGCCGTTGTCGCCGTCAGCGGAGAGGTCGACGCGGTGAACGCCAGCCCTTTCGCCGACTACGCGCAACGTTGCGCCGAATGCTGCGAATGGCTGGTTGTCGACTTGGCGGAGCTGACATTTATTGGCACGACAGGCTTTTCGGCTCTGCAATCGATCAGCGCGCGGTGCGAAAGTGCGCAGACCAAGTTCAAGGTCGTCGCAAGCCCCGCACTGTCGAACCTCCTGCGAATCTGTGACCCGCAGTCGCGCCTTCCGCTGGTGGCGTCGCTGACAGAAGCACTGGCCGACGTTCAGCGGTCGGGCCCGCTTCGCCTGGTGCCCTAA